One genomic region from Nostoc sp. 'Peltigera membranacea cyanobiont' N6 encodes:
- a CDS encoding GNAT family N-acetyltransferase, with protein MIRPTIPNDTTALIALADATGLFQPNQLEELGEMLSDYFGGSNDSHSLRDGKAERFWITDDDNGAVGVAYCEMERMTDQTWNLQLIAIRPDRQGQGRGATLLRYVEQTLMARGGRVLLVETSGTPDFERTRTFYRKCGYDEEARIRDFYQAGADKIVYRKALSAQEQ; from the coding sequence ATGATTCGACCGACCATACCCAATGACACAACCGCGCTGATTGCCTTAGCCGATGCAACCGGACTGTTCCAACCGAACCAACTTGAGGAGCTTGGCGAAATGCTGTCCGATTACTTCGGTGGTAGCAACGACAGCCATTCTCTACGAGACGGCAAAGCCGAACGCTTTTGGATTACCGACGATGACAACGGGGCGGTGGGGGTCGCTTACTGTGAGATGGAACGGATGACCGATCAGACGTGGAATCTACAGTTGATTGCTATCCGACCCGACCGCCAAGGACAAGGACGTGGTGCGACCCTGCTACGCTACGTTGAGCAAACATTGATGGCACGCGGCGGGCGTGTGTTGCTGGTGGAAACGTCAGGGACGCCGGACTTCGAGCGGACGCGAACGTTCTACCGCAAGTGCGGTTATGACGAGGAAGCGCGGATACGCGACTTCTATCAAGCGGGCGCTGACAAAATCGTTTACCGCAAGGCGCTGTCCGCTCAGGAGCAGTAA
- a CDS encoding TetR/AcrR family transcriptional regulator has product MSYDDRRIEVAKAAWRVIVREGLDRASMRAIAQELGSSTGVVTHYFRDKEELTLFALEQVFENVLEDMKTCAEGRQGIDRLVQMIFVALPLEDIDKADWKVWVAFLGYSIGRERLVQEHRKRYDFLRQIISQELADLQKALLIRADLDLTLEANALIALVDGIGTGVVIFPEQFSADQQKYLVRRHINAILASS; this is encoded by the coding sequence ATGAGTTATGACGATCGCCGTATTGAAGTCGCTAAAGCGGCATGGCGGGTGATTGTCCGTGAAGGATTGGATCGTGCCAGTATGCGGGCGATCGCGCAAGAACTTGGCTCTTCGACAGGGGTTGTTACCCATTACTTTCGAGATAAAGAAGAACTCACCCTATTTGCCTTGGAACAGGTGTTTGAAAACGTCCTAGAGGACATGAAAACCTGTGCCGAGGGACGGCAAGGAATTGACAGACTAGTGCAGATGATTTTTGTGGCTCTACCTCTGGAGGACATTGACAAAGCTGATTGGAAGGTTTGGGTGGCATTTTTGGGTTATTCTATCGGGCGCGAACGCCTTGTTCAGGAGCACCGAAAACGCTATGACTTCTTACGGCAGATTATTTCTCAAGAGTTAGCTGACTTACAAAAAGCCTTGCTGATTCGAGCCGATCTTGATTTAACCCTCGAAGCCAATGCACTCATCGCCCTAGTGGATGGCATTGGCACTGGTGTTGTCATTTTTCCTGAGCAGTTCTCCGCAGATCAACAAAAATATCTCGTGCGGCGGCATATCAATGCAATACTTGCATCATCTTGA
- the dnaN gene encoding DNA polymerase III subunit beta codes for MTQTASKQRVKPANQTKQTSVATPKAENEVSANIPEISTGKKKKPTSLDADTSTEPISNKRTNKRSAKSELNSQPLIESGMEVICSQTKFHDALSLVSCATPAKPTHPILANALIIADIETQQIHLTVTDLALTIQASFEAQVLLKGEVTVPVEMLFEIVKHCPNGNISLSSQTQIIQLIDEEKQTKICSLSLSDADGKYEIRGISAEEFPPSSTIDATPIPLPTTVFKDGLKGVIYAVSTDENKYILTGVHIQLAQEKLKFIGTDGHRVATTELSTQGIGRKPRKQVESEEIIQFTIPGRVLKELARNLDDSVEFINLLYDAQSNRLGFAWQDIILRCQCLEGTYPDCEQLLARFSFDREVILEKAFLVKALERLAVLTDKKEKGIYLQFDGSLQQLRLSIEREFGKGDQVIAAHLPSEMSLNIQFNLKYLVEAAKAIPSSAIKMHLQQSDHPAMLVPYGDRPNPELQMEMRQFLLPLYTLNT; via the coding sequence ATGACTCAAACAGCATCGAAACAAAGGGTAAAGCCTGCCAATCAGACAAAACAAACAAGTGTAGCTACTCCTAAAGCCGAAAATGAAGTATCAGCAAATATCCCAGAAATATCTACAGGTAAAAAGAAAAAACCTACATCTCTAGATGCTGATACTTCAACTGAACCTATTTCAAATAAGCGTACTAATAAACGTTCTGCCAAATCAGAGTTAAACTCTCAACCACTTATAGAATCAGGAATGGAGGTAATCTGCTCACAAACTAAATTTCACGATGCACTCTCTTTAGTTAGTTGTGCTACCCCAGCTAAACCTACCCATCCGATTCTTGCTAATGCTCTAATCATTGCAGATATCGAAACACAACAGATACATTTAACTGTTACTGATTTAGCATTAACAATTCAGGCAAGTTTTGAAGCCCAGGTGTTGCTCAAGGGTGAAGTTACTGTGCCAGTGGAAATGCTATTTGAGATAGTTAAGCATTGCCCTAATGGTAATATTAGCCTCAGTAGTCAGACTCAGATTATACAGCTTATTGATGAGGAGAAGCAAACAAAAATCTGCTCTCTCAGTTTATCTGATGCTGATGGAAAATATGAAATTAGAGGCATTAGTGCTGAAGAATTTCCACCCAGTTCTACAATTGATGCTACTCCCATTCCTCTGCCAACAACAGTTTTCAAAGATGGTTTGAAAGGTGTGATTTATGCTGTCAGCACTGATGAAAATAAATATATCTTGACCGGAGTTCATATCCAACTTGCACAGGAGAAGTTAAAGTTTATTGGTACTGATGGGCATCGAGTCGCAACCACTGAACTTTCAACTCAAGGAATTGGTAGAAAACCCCGCAAACAAGTAGAATCTGAAGAGATAATCCAATTTACTATTCCCGGTCGAGTCCTCAAGGAACTAGCGCGTAACTTGGATGATTCTGTCGAATTTATTAATCTGTTGTATGATGCCCAAAGTAATCGCTTGGGTTTTGCTTGGCAAGATATTATCCTCAGATGTCAATGTCTGGAAGGAACTTACCCTGACTGCGAACAGTTATTGGCAAGATTTAGCTTTGACCGAGAAGTAATCCTAGAAAAAGCATTCTTAGTCAAAGCATTAGAACGGTTAGCTGTGTTAACAGATAAAAAAGAGAAAGGTATTTACTTACAGTTTGATGGAAGTTTGCAGCAGCTACGACTATCAATTGAACGGGAGTTCGGCAAAGGCGATCAGGTTATTGCTGCTCATCTACCATCAGAAATGTCATTGAATATTCAGTTTAACCTCAAGTATTTAGTAGAAGCAGCCAAGGCAATTCCTAGTTCCGCTATCAAAATGCACTTGCAACAATCAGATCATCCTGCCATGTTGGTTCCTTATGGAGATAGACCAAATCCAGAACTGCAAATGGAAATGCGTCAATTCTTATTGCCACTGTACACTCTAAATACTTAA